A section of the Procambarus clarkii isolate CNS0578487 chromosome 38, FALCON_Pclarkii_2.0, whole genome shotgun sequence genome encodes:
- the LOC123771911 gene encoding zinc finger protein 271, whose translation MEGHTRERPFKCLVCLKDFSRKDTLIIHTRIHTGEKPFQCSLCYKDFSDKSVLAKHIRVHTGEKPYQCSLCPKDFSDRSHLVLHMRVHTGERPYKCSVCPKDFAAKSNLVIHMRVHTRERPYKCSFCPEDFPDKSDLVKHTRIHTGQKPYQCSVCEKDLKHKSHLVKHMRIHTGERPFQCLVCLKEFSRKDTLVEHTRVHTGEKPYQCSVCQRDFKQKSHLVKHEKLHAEGKLLVKPKKVGKKGKPQVKLERIEIEVDPLVNIESVYVEENPPIKLERVDAEENPLVKLERVDIDEKPLVKLERVDAEENPLIKLERVDVEENPLVKIERVYVEENPLIKLERVDAEENPLEKLERADAEEYS comes from the coding sequence ATGGAAGGTCATACTAGAGAGAGACCCTTTAAATGTTTAGTGTGTCTAAAAGACTTCTCGAGAAAAGATACCCTAATAATACACACAAGAATTCATACTGGAGAGAAACCATTCCAGTGTTCATTATGTTATAAGGACTTTTCAGATAAATCAGTTCTTGCAAAACATATCCgagttcatacaggagagaaaccatatcaatgTTCATTATGTCCAAAAGATTTTTCAGATAGATCACATCTAGTACTACATATGAGAGTTCATACAGGAGAGAGACCCTACAAATGTTCAGTGTGTCCAAAAGACTTTGCAGCTAAATCAAATTTAGTAATCCATATGAGAGTTCATACAAGAGAGAGACCCTACAAGTGCTCATTCTGTCCAGAAGACTTTCCAGATAAATCAGATTTGGTAAAACACACGAGAATTCATACAGGACAGAAGCCATATCAGTGTTCGGTGTGTGAAAAAGACTTGAAACATAAATCACATCTCGTAAAACATATGagaattcatacaggagagagacCATTCCAGTGTTTAGTGTGTCTAAAAGAATTTTCGAGAAAAGATACACTAGTAGAACACACACgagttcatacaggagagaaaccatatcagtgCTCAGTATGTCAAAGAGATTTTAAACAGAAATCACATTTAGTAAAACATGAGAAACTTCATGCAGAAGGGAAACTACTAGTAAAACCTAAGAAAGTTGGTAAAAAAGGGAAACCACAAGTAAAGCTTGAGAGAATTGAGATAGAAGTGGACCCACTAGTAAACATTGAGAGTGTTTATGTAGAAGAGAACCCACCAATAAAACTTGAAAGAGTTGATGCAGAAGAGAACCCACTAGTTAAGCTTGAGAGAGTTGATATAGATGAGAAACCACTAGTAAAACTTGAGAGAGTTGATGCAGAAGAGAACCCACTAATAAAGCTTGAAAGAGTTGATGTAGAAGAGAACCCGCTAGTAAAAATTGAGAGAGTATATGTAGAAGAGAACCCACTAATAAAACTTGAAAGAGTTGATGCAGAAGAGAACCCACTAGAAAAACTTGAGAGAGCTGATGCAGAGGAGTATTCATAA